The following coding sequences lie in one Quadrisphaera setariae genomic window:
- the galE gene encoding UDP-glucose 4-epimerase GalE — MRILVTGGAGYIGSHTVVSLLEEGHDVVVLDDLSNASAEAVRRVGEIAGREVELLEVDVTDEAAVLDALQRVRPEAVVHFAALKAVGESVAQPERYYRTNVGGSLNLVKAMDAVDCRTLVFSSSATVYGAATQMPLTEDAPLGATNPYGWTKFMVEQVLRDVATSDDRWSVALLRYFNPVGAHPSGRIGEDPRGIPNNLVPFIAQVAVGRREQLTIFGDDFDTPDGTGVRDYIHVVDLAEGHVAALRALAGLSGGGRGAGARAWNLGTGRGSSVREVVAAFERACGHEVPVRVAARRPGDVAVSFADPARARADLGWTAQRGLDEMCADTWRWQTANPQGYASA; from the coding sequence GTGCGCATCCTGGTGACGGGCGGAGCGGGGTACATCGGCAGCCACACGGTGGTGTCGCTGCTGGAGGAGGGACACGACGTCGTCGTCCTGGACGACCTGTCCAACGCGAGCGCCGAGGCGGTGCGGCGGGTCGGTGAGATCGCCGGCCGCGAGGTCGAGCTGCTCGAGGTGGACGTCACCGACGAGGCCGCCGTGCTGGACGCGCTGCAGCGCGTGCGTCCCGAGGCGGTGGTGCACTTCGCGGCGCTCAAGGCCGTGGGCGAGTCGGTGGCCCAGCCCGAGAGGTACTACCGCACCAACGTCGGCGGCAGCCTCAACCTCGTCAAGGCGATGGACGCCGTCGACTGCCGCACCCTCGTCTTCTCCTCCTCCGCCACCGTCTACGGCGCGGCCACGCAGATGCCGCTCACCGAGGACGCGCCGCTCGGCGCCACCAACCCCTACGGGTGGACCAAGTTCATGGTCGAGCAGGTCCTCCGAGACGTCGCCACCAGCGACGACCGCTGGTCGGTGGCGCTGCTGCGCTACTTCAACCCGGTGGGCGCCCACCCGTCGGGCCGCATCGGGGAGGACCCGCGGGGCATCCCCAACAACCTCGTCCCGTTCATCGCCCAGGTGGCCGTGGGCCGCCGCGAGCAGCTGACGATCTTCGGGGACGACTTCGACACCCCCGACGGCACCGGCGTTCGCGACTACATCCACGTGGTCGACCTCGCCGAGGGCCACGTCGCCGCGCTGCGGGCGCTCGCGGGCCTGTCCGGCGGGGGGCGCGGTGCCGGCGCCCGCGCCTGGAACCTCGGCACCGGCCGCGGCTCCTCCGTGCGCGAGGTGGTGGCGGCCTTCGAGAGGGCGTGCGGGCACGAGGTCCCCGTGCGGGTGGCCGCCCGCCGCCCGGGCGACGTGGCGGTCTCCTTCGCGGACCCGGCCCGGGCCCGGGCCGACCTCGGCTGGACGGCGCAGCGCGGCCTGGACGAGATGTGCGCTGACACCTGGCGCTGGCAGACCGCCAACCCCCAGGGCTACGCCAGCGCCTGA